Genomic window (Egicoccus halophilus):
GTACCAGATGGTGCCGAGCACGCGACCGTCGCCGTACCCCCACACCTCGCTGGCGACGAGGTAGTTGTCCCAGGGAGTGGTCCACACGTAGGCGATGACGACGAGCGTGGCGAGGCCGGCGCCCAGCCAGGGCCGCTGCCGCAGTGCACGGGTCACCGGCACGGCCAGCAGTACGAGCAGGGGCAGCAGGAAGACGAGGTGGAACTGCAGGTAGGTCACCGCGCGGCTCCGGCGCGCGACCCGAGCAGGGTCGGCGAACGACCGGTGGCGGAGGCGTCGGGCCGCCCGGCACGCGCCAGGGTGCGGGCACTGCCGAGCAGGCGGGCCCGTCGGGCGCCGGGGACCGAGGCGCGGCGGCGCAGGTTGTCCCAGCGGCTCGCACGCAACTCGTCGAGGATGCCGCGGTACTGGACGGCGGCGTACGCGACGGCGGTGCGGTGGGCGGTGAGGTGGCCGAGACCGGCCAGGCCGATCTCGTAGCGACGCTCGGCCTCGTGAGCGAGATGCTCCATGAGTCGCAGGTAGCCGGTGTCGCGCACGTCGTTCCTCAGGTGGTCGAGCGTGACACCGTAGGCGGTGAGCAGTTCGGCGGGCAGATACACCCGGTCGCGTGCGAGGTCCTCGCCGACGTCGCGCAGACAGTTGGTGAGCTGCATCGCCCGACCGAGCTGGTCGGCGGCGTGTTCGGCCTCCGGACCGGCGGCACCGCAGATCGGCGCGACCATGAGCCCGACCGCTCCGGCGACGCGGTAGCAGTAGGTGTCGAGTTCCGCGAGCGTC
Coding sequences:
- a CDS encoding phytoene/squalene synthase family protein, whose translation is MSRPSNTVWPEVTAVIRQHSTTFWLGTCLMSGERRRATRAVYAACRIGDDAADLSARPQEAVAAWQTRVEQAYLGRPVAPWERALAWAVRRYPVPRPAFHALADGFRSDLGPVRVPTLAELDTYCYRVAGAVGLMVAPICGAAGPEAEHAADQLGRAMQLTNCLRDVGEDLARDRVYLPAELLTAYGVTLDHLRNDVRDTGYLRLMEHLAHEAERRYEIGLAGLGHLTAHRTAVAYAAVQYRGILDELRASRWDNLRRRASVPGARRARLLGSARTLARAGRPDASATGRSPTLLGSRAGAAR